Within Amycolatopsis sp. cg5, the genomic segment GGGCCTGTTCGTCTCGCCGGAGCCGGGCCCGGTGCTCGCGAACTACGGGCTGGAGAACCTGCGCTTCCTGACCCCGGTCAAGGTCGACGACACTCTGACGGTGACGTTGACCGCGAAGCAGATCACCCCACGCGTCGACCAGGAGTACGGCGAGGTCCGCTGGGACGCCGACGTGACCAACCAGAACGACGAGTCGGTCGCGAAGTACGACGTGCTCACCTTGGTGGCGAAGGAAAAGGCATGACAGCCGAACTCGAGGCTCTCTTCGAGCAGACGATCGAGCGCGACCAGCGCATCGAACCACGCGACTGGGTGCCGGACGGCTACCGCAAGACGATGATCCGGCAGATCGCGCAGCACGCGCACTCCGAGATCATCGGCATGCAGCCGGAAGGCAACTGGATCACCCGCGCGCCTTCGTTGCGGCGCAAGGCGATCCTGCTCGCGAAGGTGCAGGACGAGGCCGGGCACGGGCTCTACCTGTACTCGGCGGCGGCAACACTCGGCGCCGACCGCGCCGACCTGACCGACAAGCTGATCACCGGCAGGCAGAAGTACTCGTCGATCTTCAACTACCCGACGCTGACCTTCGCCGACGTCGGCGTGATCGGCTGGCTGGTCGACGGCGCCGCGATCTGCAACCAGGTGCCGCTGTGCCGCAGCTCGTACGGGCCGTACGCGCGGGCGATGATCCGGATCTGCAAGGAAGAGTCGTTCCACCAGCGGCAGGGTTTCGAGCTGCTGATGACGATGATGCGGGGCACCGACGGCCAGCGCGAGATGGTCCAGGAGGCCGTCGACCGCTGGTGGTGGCCGTCGCTGATGATGTTCGGCCCGCCGGACGCCGACTCGCCGAACACCGCGCAGTCCATGGCGTGGAAGGTCAAGCGGCACACCAACGACGAGCTGCGCCAGCGCTTCGTCGACATGTCGGTGCCGCAGGCCGAGGCGCTCGGCGTGACACTGCCGGACCCGGACCTGAAGTGGAACGCCGAGCGCGGCCACCACGACTTCGGCGCCGTCGACTGGGACGAGTTCAAGAACATCCTCAAGGGCAACGGCCCGTGCAACGCCCAGCGCATCGCGCACCGGCGCAAGGCGCAGGACGAGGGCGCGTGGGTGCGCGAAGCCGCCGTCGCCCACGCGGAGAAGAAGAAAGCCGAGGCAGCAGCGTGAAGCATGATTGGCCGCTCTACGAGGTCTTCGTCCGTGGCAAGCGCGGGC encodes:
- the paaA gene encoding 1,2-phenylacetyl-CoA epoxidase subunit PaaA, giving the protein MTAELEALFEQTIERDQRIEPRDWVPDGYRKTMIRQIAQHAHSEIIGMQPEGNWITRAPSLRRKAILLAKVQDEAGHGLYLYSAAATLGADRADLTDKLITGRQKYSSIFNYPTLTFADVGVIGWLVDGAAICNQVPLCRSSYGPYARAMIRICKEESFHQRQGFELLMTMMRGTDGQREMVQEAVDRWWWPSLMMFGPPDADSPNTAQSMAWKVKRHTNDELRQRFVDMSVPQAEALGVTLPDPDLKWNAERGHHDFGAVDWDEFKNILKGNGPCNAQRIAHRRKAQDEGAWVREAAVAHAEKKKAEAAA